In the genome of Desulfobotulus mexicanus, the window GTCTCCTGATGCTCCGCTGACTGAATGCAGTGGCCCTTTTTATTCCTTCTGTCCCCAGTTCAGTCAGGTAGTCTGTAATCCAATGGGGGGCAGGGCTTGCCAGCGATACCACCTCTAAAAGCGCATTCTGAATTTCATCATGATCTGCTTCAAAACAGAATCTCTGCCAGGATGGCGGGTATGGGGAGATGGACAGATCCCTGCACTTTGAGCCGGGGTCATCCTTTTCCCATGGGAAGGTCAGGCCCGGCGCAAGCCGGATGCCCACAAAACGGGTTTCCTCCGGGCAGATCACAATTCTCGGAGAGGTATCCAGTCCGCTGCAGATAAGCTCTGGAGCCTGATTTTTCGGAAGAATGGCAATCAGATCCCGGCAGCCATCGGGCCAGACAAGGGACTTGCCTCCAGGCAGACAGACCTTCCATGAACAGATGATATCACCCATGGTTTATCTGTCTTTTTGTTTTTTCCACATTCAGCTCCGTGATTTCGAGGCAGTTATAGGAAATACCGTGGGAAATTCTTTTACGGCTGCTTTGTCAAATTCAATCGACAAGCAATCGAAATCTATTGGCGGGGTGAAAAAACAGTGTTTTTCTGCTGGCAGAATAATCAAAAAAAGACCTTTGGGTATTTTACCCGGAAAAGCGAAAATTCAGTGAGTATTCACCGTTATTATTCAGGAGAAGCCCCATTTCTGATAATTTGGCGAGGTCTCTCCGGGCTGTCTGGCTGCTGATACTGCTGTAGAGAAGCCTGAAGGGCATTTTTGATATGAGATCTTTTATACAAAAGACAAAATCAGGTGGATAATCGAGAAGAAGAGTCAGCAGCTCAAAATG includes:
- a CDS encoding helix-turn-helix domain-containing protein → MGDIICSWKVCLPGGKSLVWPDGCRDLIAILPKNQAPELICSGLDTSPRIVICPEETRFVGIRLAPGLTFPWEKDDPGSKCRDLSISPYPPSWQRFCFEADHDEIQNALLEVVSLASPAPHWITDYLTELGTEGIKRATAFSQRSIRRHLVRFTGASSNYWKGLARVRKAGSAIATSDIALADIAADHGFSDQAHLNREIRRWFGCTPKMLRMNRELSTARLTAPDAFPNPQSRIYC